A single window of Polaribacter sp. SA4-10 DNA harbors:
- the rplV gene encoding 50S ribosomal protein L22, with protein sequence MGVRKKNMAAQLKEARKHRAFAKLTNCPTSPRKMRLVADQVRGVEVEKALQILKFSPKEASINLEKLLLSAIANWQAKNEDAPIEEAGLFVKSICVDSAGMLKRLRPAPQGRAHRIRKRSNHVTLELDSKNKSN encoded by the coding sequence ATGGGAGTTCGTAAAAAAAACATGGCAGCGCAGTTAAAAGAAGCTAGAAAGCATCGTGCTTTTGCTAAGCTTACTAACTGTCCGACGTCACCAAGGAAAATGCGTTTAGTAGCAGATCAGGTTAGAGGAGTAGAGGTTGAAAAAGCTTTACAAATCTTAAAGTTCAGTCCAAAAGAAGCATCAATAAATTTAGAGAAATTGTTATTATCTGCAATCGCAAATTGGCAAGCTAAAAATGAAGATGCACCTATTGAAGAGGCTGGGTTATTTGTTAAATCTATTTGTGTAGATAGCGCAGGAATGTTAAAAAGGTTAAGACCGGCTCCACAAGGGCGTGCTCATAGAATTCGAAAGCGTTCTAATCACGTTACTTTAGAGTTAGATAGTAAAAATAAAAGCAATTAA
- the rpsC gene encoding 30S ribosomal protein S3, producing the protein MGQKTNPIGNRLGIIRGWESNWYGGNDYGDKLAEDDKIRKYVNARLFKASVSRVIIERTLKLVTVTITTARPGIIIGKGGQEVDKLKEELKKITGKEVQINIFEIKRPELDAKLVATSVARQIENRISYKRAIKMAIQATMRMNAEGIKIQISGRLNGAEMARSEHFKEGRIPLSTFRADIDYSLVEAHTTYGRLGIKVWIMKGEVYGKRELSPLVGLSKKQTGSKGGGDRSKRQQPRRRK; encoded by the coding sequence ATGGGACAAAAAACTAATCCAATAGGAAATCGTTTAGGAATCATCAGAGGATGGGAGTCTAACTGGTATGGTGGAAATGACTACGGAGATAAATTAGCTGAAGATGATAAAATAAGAAAGTATGTAAATGCTAGATTATTTAAAGCAAGTGTTTCTCGTGTAATTATTGAGCGTACTTTAAAACTTGTAACCGTTACTATCACTACTGCTAGACCAGGTATTATTATCGGGAAAGGTGGACAAGAGGTAGACAAGTTAAAAGAAGAACTTAAGAAAATTACTGGTAAAGAAGTTCAAATTAATATTTTTGAAATTAAACGCCCTGAATTAGATGCAAAATTAGTTGCAACTAGTGTTGCGCGTCAAATTGAAAATAGAATTTCTTACAAGAGAGCAATCAAAATGGCTATTCAGGCAACTATGCGTATGAATGCTGAAGGTATAAAAATCCAAATTTCTGGTCGTTTAAACGGAGCTGAAATGGCACGTTCTGAGCACTTTAAAGAAGGTAGAATTCCTCTTTCTACTTTTAGAGCAGATATTGATTATTCACTTGTTGAAGCTCATACTACATACGGAAGGTTAGGTATTAAAGTATGGATTATGAAAGGTGAGGTTTATGGTAAAAGAGAATTATCTCCACTAGTTGGTTTGTCTAAGAAACAAACAGGTAGTAAAGGTGGTGGTGATAGATCTAAACGTCAACAACCTCGTAGAAGAAAATAA
- the rplP gene encoding 50S ribosomal protein L16: MLQPKRVKYRKVQKAKGNMTGISGRGNQLSNGMFGIKSIDQNLLTSRQIEAARIAATRHMKREGQLWIKVFPDKPITKKPLEVRMGKGKGAPDHFVAVIKPGRILFEIGGVPMNVAKEALRLAAQKLPVKTKFIVARDFDVDVLMHNSK, from the coding sequence ATGTTACAGCCAAAAAGAGTAAAATACCGTAAGGTACAGAAGGCGAAAGGAAATATGACAGGTATTTCTGGTAGAGGAAATCAACTTTCTAATGGAATGTTTGGTATTAAGTCTATAGATCAAAACTTGTTAACTTCACGTCAAATTGAAGCAGCTCGTATCGCGGCAACTCGTCATATGAAAAGAGAAGGTCAATTATGGATCAAGGTATTTCCAGATAAGCCTATTACAAAGAAACCTTTAGAAGTGCGTATGGGTAAAGGTAAAGGAGCACCAGATCATTTTGTTGCAGTTATTAAACCAGGTAGAATTTTGTTTGAAATTGGTGGAGTACCAATGAATGTTGCAAAAGAAGCTTTACGTTTAGCAGCTCAAAAACTTCCAGTAAAAACGAAGTTTATAGTCGCAAGAGATTTTGATGTTGACGTATTAATGCATAATTCTAAATAA
- the rpmC gene encoding 50S ribosomal protein L29 codes for MKQSEIKELSIADLNEKLGALQKNYTDLKMAHAITPMENPLQLRSLRRTVARIATELTKRELQ; via the coding sequence ATGAAACAATCAGAGATAAAAGAATTATCTATAGCAGATCTTAATGAAAAGCTTGGAGCGTTGCAAAAGAATTATACTGATCTTAAGATGGCTCATGCCATAACTCCAATGGAAAATCCATTGCAGTTAAGAAGCTTAAGAAGAACTGTAGCAAGAATTGCAACAGAATTAACAAAAAGAGAATTACAATAA
- the rpsQ gene encoding 30S ribosomal protein S17, with amino-acid sequence MEKRNLRKERIGVVSSNKMEKSIVVAETKRVKHPMYGKFVLKTKKYVAHDEKNDCNEGDTVRIMETKPMSKSKRWRLVEILERAK; translated from the coding sequence ATGGAAAAAAGAAATCTTAGAAAAGAGAGAATTGGTGTTGTATCTAGTAACAAAATGGAGAAATCTATTGTCGTTGCAGAAACTAAAAGAGTTAAGCACCCAATGTACGGAAAGTTCGTATTAAAGACTAAGAAGTACGTTGCACATGACGAAAAGAATGATTGCAACGAAGGAGATACGGTTAGAATCATGGAAACTAAACCTATGAGTAAATCTAAACGTTGGAGATTAGTAGAAATCCTAGAAAGAGCTAAATAA